The Winogradskyella schleiferi genome has a window encoding:
- a CDS encoding LytR/AlgR family response regulator transcription factor: MVDYLLKPFSFDRLVKAVNKVSDLQVSKTVIQEVSNSETNPSSLFVKGDKKHHQIFLDHLLFIEADGNNTKLFLKEEMIVSHEKISHYEEVLTPTNFLRVHKSFIVAIDKIKFIEGNRIVIQDHKILQEQ, translated from the coding sequence GTGGTCGATTACCTTTTAAAACCATTTAGTTTTGATAGACTGGTAAAAGCCGTCAATAAGGTTTCAGATTTGCAGGTATCTAAAACAGTAATACAAGAAGTTTCAAACAGCGAAACCAATCCTTCTAGCCTATTTGTAAAAGGAGACAAAAAACACCATCAAATTTTCTTAGACCATCTTTTATTTATAGAAGCCGATGGAAATAATACGAAGTTGTTCTTAAAAGAGGAAATGATTGTTAGTCATGAAAAAATATCACACTATGAAGAGGTATTAACTCCGACTAATTTTCTACGCGTGCACAAATCCTTTATCGTTGCCATTGATAAAATAAAATTTATTGAAGGAAATCGTATAGTCATACAGGATCACAAAATCCTACAAGAGCAATGA
- a CDS encoding TetR/AcrR family transcriptional regulator, with amino-acid sequence MAKLQKSIDKRNALVKATIELVNNNGFHATPMSKIAKMANVSPATIYLYFENKQDLVNKTYVEVKAEYTKYAFATYDETMPVEKGFKLIWNRIADFKLKESENAMFLAQCDNTPMIDEQSRNEGIKHLQPLLDLWTRGKEEGIIKPLSDYILYAYAINPLSFLMISQKRGAFTLDRTHIKEAYESAWSSIKVCQ; translated from the coding sequence ATGGCAAAACTTCAGAAAAGTATAGATAAGCGTAATGCTCTTGTTAAAGCAACTATTGAGTTAGTCAATAACAATGGGTTTCACGCAACTCCTATGAGTAAAATTGCTAAAATGGCAAATGTTTCGCCTGCTACTATTTACTTGTATTTTGAGAATAAACAAGACCTTGTAAATAAAACTTACGTTGAAGTTAAAGCCGAATACACAAAATACGCTTTTGCAACTTATGATGAAACCATGCCGGTTGAAAAAGGATTTAAATTAATCTGGAATCGTATTGCCGACTTCAAACTTAAAGAAAGCGAAAATGCCATGTTTTTAGCACAATGTGATAATACTCCAATGATCGATGAGCAAAGTAGAAATGAAGGCATAAAACATTTACAACCACTACTCGACCTTTGGACTCGTGGTAAAGAAGAAGGCATCATAAAACCGTTATCAGATTATATTTTATATGCTTATGCGATTAACCCCTTATCATTTTTAATGATATCCCAAAAGCGAGGTGCATTTACATTAGATAGAACACATATAAAAGAAGCCTACGAATCAGCTTGGAGCAGCATAAAAGTTTGTCAATAA
- a CDS encoding NAD(P)H-binding protein: MKKTAIILGASGLTGGLLLDLLINDDRYESIKLFSRSKLEGLPSKVTQFIGDLLELKQFKNDFTGDQVFCCIGTTKSKTPDKDLYKKIDHGIPVSAAKLAKANGIETFLVISALGADAKSSVFYNKTKGEMERDVLKQDIKKTFILQPSLIGGDRKESRTLEAIGKDVFIVIQPFFFGKLKKYKSTDPKNMAKAMINLANSTSYSEVVITSDDIKRITINN, translated from the coding sequence ATGAAGAAAACAGCCATTATATTAGGTGCATCAGGGTTAACAGGTGGTTTACTATTAGACCTACTGATTAACGATGATCGTTACGAAAGTATTAAGTTATTTTCACGTTCAAAGCTTGAAGGTTTACCAAGTAAAGTCACACAGTTTATAGGTGATTTATTAGAGCTAAAACAGTTTAAAAACGATTTTACAGGAGACCAAGTGTTCTGCTGTATTGGTACCACCAAATCTAAAACACCAGATAAAGATTTATATAAGAAAATAGATCATGGGATTCCGGTTTCAGCTGCAAAATTAGCAAAAGCCAATGGTATTGAGACTTTTTTAGTCATTTCAGCTTTAGGTGCAGATGCAAAAAGTAGTGTATTTTACAATAAAACAAAAGGCGAAATGGAGCGCGATGTGTTAAAACAAGACATTAAAAAAACTTTTATCTTACAGCCATCATTAATTGGTGGAGATCGTAAAGAGAGTCGCACGTTAGAAGCTATTGGTAAAGATGTATTTATAGTCATTCAGCCCTTTTTCTTTGGGAAGTTGAAAAAATATAAAAGTACAGATCCTAAAAATATGGCGAAAGCCATGATAAATCTGGCAAACAGCACAAGCTATTCTGAAGTAGTTATTACTTCAGACGATATAAAGAGAATTACAATAAACAACTAA
- a CDS encoding NAD(P)H-dependent oxidoreductase, whose product MELLDKLNWRYATKTMNGNIVPEEKVERILEAARLAATSSGLQPFEIIVVKNKDLKEKIREVGWNQSVITESSHLLVFAAWDTYTEERINYMFDLTNEIRGFENEGWENYRQQLLNSYPQKDAEENFNHASKQAYIALGHALIAAAYESVDATPMEGFDADAVDQILGLRAKGLRSTVLLPIGHRNADEDWLSGLEKVRKPMEDLITVID is encoded by the coding sequence ATGGAATTATTAGATAAATTAAATTGGAGATACGCAACAAAAACCATGAATGGTAATATTGTTCCAGAAGAAAAAGTGGAACGCATTTTAGAAGCTGCTCGTTTAGCTGCTACTTCGAGTGGTTTACAACCTTTTGAAATTATTGTAGTAAAAAATAAAGATCTAAAAGAAAAAATTAGAGAAGTGGGTTGGAATCAATCTGTAATTACAGAAAGTTCTCATCTACTGGTTTTTGCTGCTTGGGATACCTATACCGAAGAACGCATTAATTATATGTTCGATTTAACCAATGAAATTCGTGGTTTTGAAAATGAAGGTTGGGAAAATTACCGTCAGCAATTATTGAACTCGTATCCACAAAAGGATGCGGAAGAAAACTTTAATCACGCATCAAAACAAGCTTATATTGCACTTGGTCATGCTTTAATTGCGGCAGCCTATGAAAGTGTAGATGCCACACCAATGGAAGGGTTTGATGCTGACGCTGTAGATCAGATTTTAGGTTTGCGTGCCAAAGGCTTGCGAAGTACCGTTTTACTGCCTATAGGACATAGAAATGCAGATGAAGATTGGTTGTCTGGTCTTGAAAAGGTTAGAAAACCAATGGAAGATTTGATAACCGTTATCGATTAA
- a CDS encoding NADP-dependent oxidoreductase, with product MTKTIILNNRPEGKPTLSNFEFVDTDKTLTVSEGEILLEAAYVSVDPYLRGRMSDAKSYVPPFKLNEPVHSGVVAKVLESKNEKFQAGDYVSGMLNWSTQQVSNGEGLNKVDSEKAPLSTYLGVLGMTGLTAYLGLTEIGKPKKGETIVISGAAGAVGSVVGQIAKILGLRVIGIAGTDEKIEMLKNKFGFDEGINYNTTTDMTSAIAEAAPNGVDVYFDNVGGPISDAVLFSINQFARIIICGAISVYNETELPKSISVQPFLVKNSALMQGFIVSNYAEKFPEAMQKLAGWLAEDKLTYTETIVEGFDNIPQAFIDLFEGKNKGKMIVKI from the coding sequence ATGACAAAGACAATTATATTAAATAATAGACCTGAAGGAAAACCTACACTTTCAAATTTTGAATTTGTAGATACAGATAAAACACTAACTGTTTCAGAAGGAGAAATTCTTTTAGAAGCAGCTTATGTTTCTGTAGATCCATATTTAAGAGGACGCATGAGTGATGCAAAATCTTATGTTCCACCTTTTAAGTTAAACGAGCCTGTACATTCTGGTGTTGTGGCCAAGGTTTTAGAGTCTAAAAACGAAAAGTTTCAAGCCGGAGATTACGTTTCTGGTATGCTGAATTGGTCTACACAACAAGTGTCTAATGGCGAAGGATTAAATAAAGTAGACTCAGAAAAAGCACCTTTAAGTACCTACTTAGGTGTTCTAGGTATGACAGGTTTAACAGCCTATTTAGGTTTAACCGAAATAGGAAAACCTAAAAAAGGCGAAACTATAGTAATTTCTGGAGCTGCAGGAGCTGTTGGTAGTGTTGTTGGACAAATAGCAAAAATATTAGGTTTACGCGTTATTGGTATTGCTGGTACAGATGAAAAAATCGAGATGCTAAAAAATAAATTCGGTTTTGATGAAGGTATCAATTACAATACTACAACGGACATGACATCTGCCATTGCAGAAGCTGCGCCAAATGGTGTAGATGTGTATTTTGATAATGTTGGAGGACCAATTTCAGATGCTGTTTTATTCAGTATTAATCAGTTCGCCAGAATTATAATTTGTGGTGCCATTTCGGTTTATAATGAAACTGAATTACCTAAAAGCATAAGCGTACAACCATTTTTAGTAAAAAACAGTGCATTAATGCAAGGCTTTATAGTAAGCAATTATGCTGAAAAATTCCCTGAAGCCATGCAAAAATTAGCAGGTTGGTTAGCTGAAGACAAATTAACCTATACCGAAACTATCGTTGAAGGTTTTGATAATATTCCTCAAGCTTTTATTGATTTATTTGAAGGTAAAAACAAAGGAAAAATGATAGTAAAAATATAA
- a CDS encoding iron-containing alcohol dehydrogenase encodes MNNFDFKNPTKIIFGKDTIEKVNQEIPADAKVLLLYGGGSIKKNGIYDQVKTALANIDVTEFGGIPANPEYATLMEALKVIKDENITYLLAVGGGSVIDGTKFLSAAAVYDGDTPWDILTKNIRTEKGMPFGTVLTLPATGSEMNSGAVITREETKEKLAMGGPGLFPEFSILDPQVITSIPQRQLANGLTDAFTHVLEQYMTYPIGALLQDRFAESILQTLIEVAPTVLKDPTDYKAASNFMWSCTMALNGLIQKGVPTDWAVHAIGHELTALFGIDHARTLAVIAPSHYKFNFESKKEKLAQYAERVWNITEGGTDDKAYAAIEKTVAFFHELGIDTKLSDYTEDYEGTAEKISERFTNRGWTGLGEHQSLSPDKVEKIVKMAY; translated from the coding sequence ATGAACAATTTTGATTTTAAAAACCCAACCAAAATTATTTTTGGAAAGGACACAATAGAAAAAGTAAACCAAGAGATTCCTGCAGATGCTAAAGTATTATTGCTTTATGGTGGAGGAAGTATTAAGAAAAATGGTATTTACGATCAAGTAAAAACCGCTTTGGCCAATATTGATGTGACTGAGTTTGGAGGCATTCCAGCAAATCCAGAGTACGCAACCTTAATGGAGGCATTAAAAGTAATTAAAGATGAAAACATTACATATTTACTAGCAGTTGGTGGTGGATCTGTAATTGACGGAACTAAATTTTTATCTGCAGCTGCAGTTTACGATGGCGACACACCTTGGGATATTTTAACTAAAAATATTAGAACCGAAAAAGGCATGCCTTTTGGAACTGTATTAACCTTACCAGCAACAGGATCTGAGATGAATTCTGGAGCCGTAATTACACGTGAAGAAACTAAAGAAAAACTAGCAATGGGTGGACCTGGTTTATTTCCTGAGTTCTCAATTTTAGATCCGCAAGTAATTACGTCTATTCCACAACGTCAATTAGCAAACGGATTAACCGATGCGTTTACACACGTTTTAGAACAATACATGACGTATCCAATTGGAGCATTATTACAAGATCGTTTTGCAGAAAGTATTTTACAAACGTTAATTGAAGTAGCACCAACAGTTTTAAAAGACCCAACAGACTATAAAGCAGCCTCAAACTTTATGTGGAGTTGTACAATGGCATTAAATGGTTTAATACAAAAAGGTGTACCGACCGATTGGGCTGTACACGCTATTGGTCACGAGTTAACTGCTTTATTTGGTATTGATCACGCACGTACTTTAGCAGTAATTGCACCAAGCCATTACAAATTTAATTTTGAGTCAAAAAAGGAAAAATTAGCACAATATGCTGAACGTGTTTGGAATATAACTGAAGGTGGCACAGATGATAAAGCCTATGCTGCAATTGAAAAAACAGTTGCTTTTTTCCATGAATTAGGTATTGATACGAAGCTATCAGACTACACAGAAGATTACGAAGGAACCGCAGAAAAAATCTCTGAACGTTTTACAAATCGTGGTTGGACAGGATTAGGTGAACACCAAAGTTTATCGCCAGATAAAGTAGAGAAAATAGTGAAAATGGCTTACTAA
- a CDS encoding type 1 glutamine amidotransferase domain-containing protein — protein MKIIKTVALALTIITSSSCKDQTKETPSESVSEEKIETKKEKEMNVLFVLTSHDKLGDTGKKTGFWVEEFANPYYTLLDKGAKITIATPNGGAAPIDPSSDSPDAATEDTERYNKDEEAKALIANTHKLADLNADDFDAVFYPGGHGPLWDLANDETSIALIEKFNAQEKPVAFVCHAPAALKDVKGTDGEPLVKGKKVTGFTNSEEDAVGLSDVVPFLVEDMLNENGGIYSKKEDWAAYAIQDGNLITGQNPASSELVADKLLESLK, from the coding sequence ATGAAAATAATAAAAACGGTAGCCTTAGCGCTAACTATTATTACATCTTCAAGTTGTAAAGATCAAACAAAAGAAACACCTTCTGAGAGCGTTTCAGAAGAAAAAATAGAAACCAAAAAAGAAAAAGAAATGAACGTATTATTTGTATTAACATCTCATGATAAATTGGGAGACACAGGAAAGAAAACAGGATTTTGGGTTGAAGAATTTGCAAATCCTTATTACACATTATTAGACAAAGGTGCTAAAATTACTATTGCAACACCAAATGGTGGTGCTGCACCAATAGATCCAAGTAGTGACTCACCAGATGCTGCAACTGAAGATACTGAGCGTTACAATAAAGATGAAGAAGCTAAAGCATTAATTGCGAATACACATAAACTAGCTGATTTAAATGCAGACGACTTTGATGCCGTATTTTATCCAGGAGGTCACGGACCATTATGGGATTTAGCAAACGATGAAACGTCAATTGCATTAATTGAAAAGTTTAATGCTCAAGAAAAGCCTGTAGCATTTGTATGCCATGCACCTGCGGCATTAAAAGATGTAAAAGGAACAGATGGAGAACCTTTAGTAAAAGGTAAAAAAGTAACAGGATTTACAAACTCTGAAGAAGATGCTGTTGGTTTATCAGACGTTGTTCCATTTTTAGTGGAAGACATGTTAAACGAAAATGGCGGAATCTATTCTAAAAAAGAAGATTGGGCAGCTTACGCTATTCAAGATGGTAATTTAATTACTGGTCAAAATCCAGCTTCTTCTGAATTAGTGGCAGACAAATTATTAGAGAGCTTAAAATAA
- a CDS encoding DoxX family protein, with amino-acid sequence MDLLTVLTCFTAVAFIYFGINCFYSEFIKLEFERYGLPTFRKLTGWLQLAGAVGLLIGLYWSPILYVLAAIGLFVLMLLGFIVRLKIKDNVIKSSPSLVFAILNLFIALKVFTKYFL; translated from the coding sequence TTGGATTTACTTACCGTATTGACTTGTTTTACCGCTGTAGCTTTTATTTACTTTGGAATTAATTGTTTTTATTCGGAGTTTATAAAGTTAGAATTTGAGCGCTATGGCTTACCAACCTTTAGAAAACTCACTGGCTGGCTTCAATTAGCAGGCGCAGTTGGTTTGTTAATTGGTCTTTATTGGAGTCCGATACTATATGTGTTGGCTGCGATAGGTCTATTTGTTCTAATGCTATTGGGATTTATAGTACGATTAAAGATTAAGGATAATGTTATAAAATCCTCACCATCGTTAGTTTTTGCCATCTTAAACCTTTTTATAGCCCTTAAGGTATTTACCAAATATTTTCTTTAG
- a CDS encoding fasciclin domain-containing protein: protein METTQSKEIAEAVIVEEADPNIVEVAVGNENFSTLVAAVKAADLVETLSGKGPFTVFAPTNDAFNKLPEGTVGTLLKPENKGKLTSILTYHVVSGKYEASAVIDAIKKNNGSFTVATVQGGEITLSLSDGNVMLKDANGGMSTVIMADVAASNGVIHAIDSVVMPK, encoded by the coding sequence ATGGAAACAACACAGTCGAAAGAAATAGCAGAAGCGGTAATAGTGGAAGAGGCTGACCCTAATATTGTGGAAGTCGCCGTAGGTAATGAAAACTTTTCAACTTTAGTGGCTGCCGTAAAAGCAGCGGATTTAGTTGAAACTCTAAGCGGAAAAGGGCCATTTACAGTATTTGCACCGACGAATGATGCCTTTAACAAATTACCAGAAGGCACAGTAGGAACATTGCTAAAGCCAGAGAATAAAGGAAAATTAACAAGTATTTTGACCTATCATGTGGTATCGGGAAAATACGAAGCTTCTGCAGTTATTGACGCCATTAAGAAAAATAATGGATCTTTTACAGTAGCAACTGTACAAGGTGGAGAGATTACCTTGAGTCTTAGTGATGGAAATGTAATGTTAAAAGACGCTAATGGTGGAATGTCTACCGTAATTATGGCGGACGTTGCAGCATCTAACGGTGTAATTCACGCTATTGATTCGGTTGTAATGCCAAAATAA
- a CDS encoding FAD-binding oxidoreductase: MEYKIQLKKIEHVNHNVIHLVADKPDGYSFTPGQATELAIDKDNYRDKKRPFTFTSLPEDKELEFTIKVYPSHNGVTEQLEKLEVGDTLIIGDAWGAINYKGTGSFIAGGAGVTPFIAILKDLNRKGQLEGNKLFFSNKEERDIIYKNNLEEWLDKDLHVTLSDENHKDYNHGYINSAYLKSHNLEVSKPVYLCGPPPMMEAVKSDLYKMGLPKSRLIEEAE; the protein is encoded by the coding sequence ATGGAATATAAGATACAACTAAAAAAGATAGAACACGTCAATCATAATGTCATACACCTTGTTGCGGATAAACCCGATGGATACAGCTTTACTCCTGGTCAAGCTACTGAATTGGCAATTGATAAAGATAACTATCGCGATAAAAAACGGCCGTTCACATTTACGAGTTTACCTGAAGATAAGGAATTGGAATTCACAATTAAAGTATATCCTTCGCACAATGGTGTAACAGAGCAGCTCGAAAAATTAGAAGTTGGTGATACCTTAATTATAGGTGATGCTTGGGGAGCTATAAATTATAAAGGAACCGGATCTTTTATTGCAGGTGGAGCAGGAGTGACGCCTTTTATCGCAATTCTTAAGGATTTGAATAGAAAAGGGCAACTTGAAGGCAACAAACTGTTTTTTAGCAATAAAGAAGAACGCGATATCATTTACAAGAATAATCTCGAAGAGTGGTTGGATAAGGACTTGCATGTCACACTCTCAGATGAAAACCATAAGGATTATAACCATGGCTATATTAATTCAGCGTATTTAAAATCGCATAATTTGGAAGTGTCCAAACCAGTATATTTATGTGGACCACCGCCAATGATGGAAGCTGTAAAATCGGATTTATATAAAATGGGTCTGCCAAAATCACGCTTAATAGAAGAAGCTGAATAA
- a CDS encoding NAD(P)-dependent oxidoreductase — MTVLVVGASGATGSKLVEQLLIENYKVKVIVRTPKKLPESWKTNSNLEIISASVLDLSDAEMAEIVQDCNAVASCLGHNLTWKGVYGKPRRLVTDATRRLCEAIKSNHPQAPIKFVLMNTTGNRNRDLSEPISFAQKCVIGLLRLLLPPHVDNEKAADYLRTQIGQNDKSIEWVAVRPDGLINEEDVSDYEIHVSPIRSAIFNAGKVSRINVAHFMASLINDADLWSQWKGQMPVIYSVSNQD; from the coding sequence ATGACAGTTTTAGTAGTAGGCGCAAGTGGTGCCACAGGAAGTAAATTAGTAGAGCAATTACTAATTGAAAATTACAAAGTAAAAGTAATTGTAAGAACACCAAAAAAATTGCCAGAATCATGGAAAACCAATAGTAATCTTGAAATTATTTCAGCAAGTGTTTTAGATTTAAGTGATGCTGAAATGGCCGAAATAGTTCAGGATTGCAATGCGGTCGCCTCTTGTCTTGGTCATAATTTAACCTGGAAAGGTGTTTACGGAAAACCAAGACGGTTAGTAACTGATGCCACACGACGTTTATGTGAAGCCATAAAATCAAACCATCCGCAAGCGCCTATAAAGTTTGTTTTAATGAATACGACAGGTAATCGTAATCGTGATTTAAGCGAACCGATTTCCTTTGCTCAAAAATGCGTTATCGGACTGCTTCGGTTGTTGTTGCCTCCTCATGTAGATAATGAAAAAGCCGCCGATTATTTACGCACTCAAATCGGACAAAATGATAAGTCTATAGAATGGGTTGCTGTTAGACCAGATGGTTTAATTAATGAGGAAGACGTATCCGACTACGAAATCCATGTGTCGCCAATTCGAAGCGCGATCTTTAATGCTGGAAAAGTTAGTCGTATCAATGTGGCACACTTTATGGCCAGTTTAATTAATGATGCCGACTTATGGTCGCAATGGAAAGGGCAGATGCCAGTTATTTACAGCGTTTCAAATCAAGATTAA
- a CDS encoding serine hydrolase domain-containing protein, with protein MVSTKKKPSKGKQIFRIVLLVGTLISLWFVPWILVKAWILPLPDTVQEQVDQTLSYGFDGVIVYVDEAGKPPAFYTAGYHNREEKIPAKPNALFKIASISKLYVAVAITKLAHEQRLSLDQTLADYFPELVGRIENADNITLRMMVQHRSGIPNFTDSADFWKNQPNTDIDVLQYVLDLPADFEPDDDYGYSNTNYLLLSRIIEKVVGYSRQQYFKEEILIPLGLKHTFGSLSEVNLEDVMSGYYVGIEDDFKSEEQGMIATAEDVGLFLRALNDGSLLNENEMEIYKSIYEFNHGGLVPGYQSMAEYHKDIDAVVVQFMNTTDFEGYQWNLLQITHSRVVKILRKAKGL; from the coding sequence ATGGTAAGCACGAAAAAAAAGCCCTCAAAAGGAAAACAAATCTTTAGAATCGTCTTACTTGTTGGTACGTTGATATCTTTATGGTTCGTCCCATGGATCTTAGTAAAAGCTTGGATACTTCCCTTACCAGATACGGTTCAGGAACAAGTGGACCAGACGTTGAGTTATGGATTTGATGGTGTCATCGTATATGTAGATGAAGCCGGTAAGCCACCAGCATTCTACACGGCTGGTTATCATAATCGAGAAGAAAAAATACCTGCTAAACCAAACGCTTTATTCAAAATCGCAAGTATAAGCAAGCTATATGTCGCAGTTGCGATTACAAAATTAGCACATGAGCAACGTTTATCTTTAGATCAAACGCTCGCTGATTATTTTCCCGAACTCGTAGGAAGAATTGAAAATGCAGATAACATTACCTTGAGAATGATGGTGCAACACCGCAGTGGCATTCCTAATTTCACAGACAGTGCAGATTTTTGGAAAAATCAACCCAACACAGATATAGATGTGCTTCAATATGTTCTTGACTTACCAGCGGACTTTGAACCAGACGATGATTATGGATATTCAAATACCAATTATTTGTTGCTTTCAAGAATCATTGAGAAGGTGGTTGGTTATAGCCGTCAGCAATATTTCAAAGAGGAAATTTTAATCCCTCTTGGACTGAAGCACACGTTCGGGTCGCTTAGTGAAGTCAATTTAGAAGATGTTATGAGTGGTTATTATGTCGGTATTGAAGACGATTTCAAGTCCGAGGAACAAGGCATGATCGCTACCGCAGAAGATGTGGGCCTTTTTTTAAGGGCATTAAACGATGGTTCACTGCTCAATGAAAACGAAATGGAAATCTACAAATCTATTTATGAGTTTAATCATGGCGGATTGGTTCCCGGTTACCAAAGTATGGCCGAATACCATAAAGATATTGATGCTGTTGTCGTTCAGTTTATGAACACCACCGATTTTGAAGGTTATCAATGGAATTTATTGCAGATTACACATAGTCGCGTTGTTAAAATTTTGCGTAAAGCAAAGGGGCTATAA
- a CDS encoding adenylosuccinate synthetase, producing the protein MLSIYRLLLTQTPKGTPNPGESKPIDFSDPFEVIVFIILPILIIAFYFLWRKKNRGKNK; encoded by the coding sequence ATGCTTAGTATTTACAGATTATTGCTTACACAAACACCAAAAGGCACGCCTAATCCAGGGGAATCGAAGCCCATAGATTTTTCAGATCCGTTTGAGGTCATTGTGTTTATCATTTTACCCATTCTTATTATTGCCTTCTACTTTCTATGGAGAAAGAAAAATCGCGGAAAGAATAAATAG
- a CDS encoding LLM class flavin-dependent oxidoreductase: MKKPKTAFSILDLALVSQDHSLKQTYDGALQLAQNAEAFGYTRYWLAEHHNATNIASSATAVLMAYIAQGTQTIRVGSGGIMLPNHSPLIIAEQFGTLGSLYLGRIDLGLGRAPGTDRETAHAIRSDFMQAAHSFPTELEKLETYFSAENANAKVRATVAEGVEVPIYILGSSTDSAHLAAKKGLPYAFASHFATTHLFEAIKIYREEFQPSKELQKPYVMAGVNIIVAETDEEAQRLSTSLIRMIVGIFTGKRDYVQPPTAMTADLKEIMQHPQVQQMLKYSFIGSKASVKEQVKAFLEQTKADELIAVTHIYDINDRIRSYRLFAEIMNELN, from the coding sequence CATTTTAGACCTTGCCTTAGTATCTCAAGATCATTCATTAAAACAAACTTATGACGGCGCACTGCAGTTAGCACAAAATGCTGAGGCTTTTGGCTACACGCGTTATTGGCTTGCCGAACATCATAATGCAACAAACATAGCCAGTAGCGCGACTGCTGTGCTCATGGCTTATATTGCTCAAGGCACTCAAACCATTCGCGTCGGGTCTGGTGGCATTATGCTTCCCAACCATTCACCATTGATTATTGCCGAGCAATTTGGAACCCTCGGCTCCTTATATCTTGGTCGTATAGATTTAGGATTAGGACGAGCACCAGGAACTGACAGAGAGACGGCTCACGCCATAAGGTCAGATTTTATGCAGGCCGCACATTCATTTCCCACTGAATTAGAAAAATTAGAAACTTATTTTTCCGCAGAAAATGCCAATGCTAAAGTAAGAGCCACAGTGGCCGAAGGCGTTGAAGTTCCTATTTATATTTTAGGATCGAGTACCGATAGTGCACATTTGGCAGCAAAAAAAGGATTGCCTTATGCTTTTGCCAGTCATTTTGCAACCACCCATTTATTTGAAGCTATAAAAATTTATAGAGAAGAATTTCAACCTTCAAAAGAATTACAGAAGCCTTATGTAATGGCAGGTGTTAATATTATTGTAGCAGAAACTGACGAAGAAGCCCAACGTTTATCTACATCCTTGATTCGTATGATTGTGGGTATATTCACTGGGAAACGTGATTATGTGCAACCACCAACAGCAATGACAGCCGACCTCAAGGAAATTATGCAACATCCACAGGTGCAGCAGATGCTAAAATACTCATTTATAGGGAGCAAAGCCTCTGTTAAAGAGCAGGTTAAGGCCTTTTTGGAACAAACTAAAGCTGATGAACTCATAGCGGTAACACATATTTATGATATAAACGATAGAATACGTTCCTATAGATTATTCGCGGAGATTATGAATGAATTGAATTAA